A genomic region of Nymphaea colorata isolate Beijing-Zhang1983 chromosome 2, ASM883128v2, whole genome shotgun sequence contains the following coding sequences:
- the LOC116249169 gene encoding disease resistance protein RPV1-like, producing MWWLEELILLMSLFTLFWLCGASLRLTKRSNRSDFEAPSSSEEDEAEPSSPSSPPLREDGFQYDVFLSFRGPDTRKGFTSHLYQALQDKGIHTFMDSKKLKKGQKVKELFGYIERSKIFVPIFSKGYADSEWCLKEITNMVECKRLIIPVFFNVEPRDVRGQSGPFAPAFRRYLENSMTNKEEVRKWKNALIEAGEVSGYTLANTCVDEAAQIKNIVAKILTEVNRAPLFIGTTHPIGLDSRTAELVEVLEVEDQNVVKMVGIHGMGGIGKTTLARAVYNQISPHFDASSFISDVREETKQSKLVSLQEKLLRDVFKDEKVKVNDTAHGTGMIMERIKSKKVLLVFDDVDSESQLDAMVGSVDQFRPGSRIIITTRDMQVLIEPPTLRVKKVYEIKKLDIAQSLQLFSWHAFGKEEPPAELAKLSEEVAATAAGLPLALKIFGRHFLYQKTDKQREAMLEKLKKDQHKDIHEMLKISFDALEKEEKIIFLDIACFFIGQKRNFATFIWKERGFFPDLTIEVLMHKCLVNINEHTGAFEMHDHIRDMGRKIVEDESPNLETVAGCGRKMTLIVIKFVMQGTKKIEAINLSCEKHSTPNVDVKSFAGMSKLKMLQLYKVRLEDEYRDFPRTLRWLSWNSKDLHCLPDELSLEDIVVLDLCWPSMDQVWCHKISGSTKVFSQLKVLSLRECRSLTICPDFTGMPHLEELHFQACYALTELHPSIWGLTSLQVLDLTQCSKITALPSQPSDSQPLKQPLLGRLKVLNLSCYKLTTCPDFSCMPYIEELDFGSCANMTELHPSIWNLKRLARLSLRGCHSLEEGFEQVWQLASLEKLGISFCYRITFPSRDSSSLNQLLGKLKILHLPHCWNLTISPNFMGMPHLEELDFDGCVLLKELDPSIGHLKRLTHLSLESCRSLKELPVEVWQLTSLEELDLSMCYRITALPSQLKQPMLGKLKVMNLCSCKNLTICPDFTCMPQMEKLDFSYCEELTELDPSIGHLKSLTYLSLKKCKSLKALPKEVWQLTSIKMLELNGCYQLTTFPLFSDSKSLDSVDSMPLKLPLLDKVKVLSLDNCQNLLTSPDFTRIPHLEKLDFKACGNMTELHPSIGRLESLTHLNLSGCGSLKELPEEAWQLTSLENLYLRHCCKFATLPSQLGNSGRLKQLFLDGTIITALPESMRHLKQLKHLSLNECRLLKEIPEGIRSCISLETLSAGNCVSLASFPNVLGDLRSLWNLNLSGTAIEELPSSIHSLPEFRELSITGCKRLKFLPQLPRSVHRLEAKNCVSLASFTNVLGDLRSLRYLDLSWTATEELSSSIHSPTRLTQLSIIGCKRLKFLPQLPHSLRRVYAADCDEMEEIADVSKAIELRELDLTGCQKLVDVPGVEQLRRLKKLKLGGCRSLSNSFKKRVQEADFPNLEEELTIPGSMEESLK from the exons ATGTGGTGGCTAGAAGAATTAATATTGTTGATGTCTCTGTTTACACTTTTTTGGCTTTGTGGAGCCAGTTTAAGACTTACTAAAAGATCCAACCGATCGGATTTTGAGGCACCTTCTTCATCAGAGGAGGATGAAGCTGAACCTTCTTCACCGTCCTCACCACCACTGAGGGAAGATGGTTTCCAGTATGATGTGTTTCTAAGCTTTAGGGGACCGGACACTCGCAAGGGCTTCACCAGCCATCTCTATCAAGCATTGCAAGACAAGGGCATCCACACTTTCATGGATAGTAAGAAGTTGAAGAAGGGACAGAAGGTGAAGGAGCTATTTGGGTACATAGAGAGATCCAAAATATTTGTGCCCATCTTCTCCAAAGGCTATGCCGATTCAGAGTGGTGTTTGAAAGAAATAACCAATATGGTGGAGTGTAAGAGGCTCATCATACCAGTCTTCTTTAATGTCGAACCAAGAGACGTCCGTGGTCAATCTGGCCCTTTCGCACCTGCATTCAGAAGATATCTTGAAAATAGTATGACAAACAAGGAGGAggtgagaaaatggaaaaatgctTTGATCGAAGCAGGAGAAGTCTCAGGGTATACATTGGCCAATACCTGTGT AGACGAGGCAGCTCAGATAAAAAACATCGTGGCTAAGATCTTGACTGAGGTAAACAGGGCCCCTCTATTTATTGGAACTACACATCCAATAGGTCTAGATTCTCGCACTGCAGAGTTGGTGGAGGTGCTGGAGGTTGAAGACCAAAATGTTGTCAAAATGGTTGGGATCCATGGAATGGGTGGGATCGGCAAGACGACTCTTGCCAGGGCTGTCTACAACCAAATCAGTCCACATTTTGATGCTTCTAGCTTCATTTCAGACGttagagaagaaacaaaacagtCCAAACTCGTTTCCCTCCAAGAAAAGCTGCTTCGGGATGTTTTCAAAGATGAAAAAGTGAAAGTAAATGACACTGCCCATGGAACTGGCATGATCATGGAGCGAATTAAGAGTAAGAAGGTTCTGCTAGTTTTTGACGATGTTGATAGCGAATCACAGCTCGATGCAATGGTCGGCAGCGTGGATCAGTTTCGGCCTGGGTCAAGAATCATCATTACTACTAGAGATATGCAGGTGTTGATTGAGCCACCTACACTAAGAGTGAAAAAAGTGTACGAGATTAAGAAGCTCGATATTGCCCAATCGCTTCAGCTTTTCAGTTGGCATGCATTTGGGAAAGAGGAGCCACCCGCTGAACTTGCAAAGTTATCAGAGGAAGTTGCAGCTACTGCTGCCGGGCTGCCACTAGCCCTCAAAATATTCGGTAGACATTTCTTGTACCAGAAAACAGATAAACAACGAGAAGCCATGTTggaaaagttgaagaaagatCAACACAAAGATATCCATGAGATGTTGAAGATAAGTTTCGATGCccttgaaaaagaagaaaaaattatatttttggaCATAGCATGCTTCTTTATCGgtcaaaaaagaaattttgcaACTTTCATTTGGAAAGAACGCGGGTTCTTCCCAGACCTAACAATCGAAGTCTTAATGCACAAGTGTCTAGTCAATATAAATGAACATACAGGAGCGTTTGAAATGCATGACCATATTCGAGACATGGGAAGAAAAATTGTGGAAGATGaaagcccaaatctagaaaccGTAGCAGGTTGTGGCAGAAAGATGACA ttaattgtcATCAAATTTGTAATGcagggaacaaaaaaaattgaagccatCAATCTCTCTTGTGAAAAGCATTCAACACCAAATGTGGACGTAAAGTCATTTGCGGGAATGTCTAAGCTTAAAATGCTTCAGTTGTATAAGGTGAGATTGGAAGATGAATATAGAGATTTTCCTAGGACCCTCAGATGGTTGAGTTGGAATTCAAAGGACTTGCATTGCCTTCCTGACGAGCTTTCTCTTGAGGATATTGTGGTTCTCGACTTATGTTGGCCTTCTATGGATCAAGTATGGTGCCACAAAATATCTGGATCCACCAAG GTCTTTAGCCAATTAAAAGTACTAAGTCTCAGAGAATGTAGAAGCCTCACCATCTGTCCAGATTTTACGGGCATGCCACATTTAGAGGAATTGCACTTTCAAGCTTGTTATGCGTTGACTGAACTTCATCCATCCATTTGGGGATTGACCTCACTCCAAGTGCTTGACCTCACTCAATGCTCTAAAATTACAGCTTTGCCATCGCAACCAAGTGATTCTCAGCCATTGAAGCAGCCCTTGCTTGGCCGATTAAAAGTCTTAAATCTCTCTTGCTATAAGCTTACCACCTGTCCAGATTTTTCGTGCATGCCATATATAGAGGAATTGGATTTTGGTAGTTGTGCAAATATGACTGAACTTCATCCATCTATTTGGAATCTCAAACGGCTAGCTCGCTTGTCTTTGAGGGGCTGTCATTCACTCGAAGAAGGGTTTGAACAAGTTTGGCAACTGGCGTCGCTCGAAAAACTTGGCATCAGTTTCTGCTATAGAATTACATTCCCGTCGAGGGATTCCAGTTCATTAAATCAGCTCTTGGGCAAATTGAAAATCCTACATCTTCCTCATTGTTGGAACCTCACCATCAGTCCAAATTTTATGGGGATGCCTCATCTAGAGGAATTGGATTTTGACGGTTGCGTGTTGTTGAAGGAACTTGATCCATCCATTGGGCATCTGAAGAGACTGACTCACTTGTCTTTGGAGAGTTGCCGCTCACTCAAGGAACTGCCTGTAGAGGTTTGGCAGTTGACATCGCTTGAGGAGCTTGACCTCAGTATGTGCTATCGAATTACAGCTTTGCCATCACAGTTGAAGCAGCCCATGCTCGGCAAACTAAAAGTAATGAATCTTTGTTCCTGCAAGAACCTTACAATCTGTCCAGATTTTACGTGCATGCCACAAATGGAGAAATTGGATTTTAGTTATTGTGAGGAGTTGACTGAACTTGATCCATCTATTGGGCATCTCAAGAGCTTGACTTACTTGTCTTTGAAAAAATGCAAATCACTAAAGGCACTGCCTAAAGAAGTTTGGCAACTGACCTCTATCAAAATGCTTGAGCTCAATGGTTGTTATCAACTTACAACTTTTCCTCTGTTCTCGGATTCGAAGTCATTAGATTCGGTGGATTCAATGCCGCTAAAGCTGCCCTTGCTTGACAAGGTGAAAGTACTAAGTCTTGATAATTGTCAGAACCTCCTCACGAGTCCAGATTTTACGAGAATTCCACATCTAGAGAAATTAGATTTTAAAGCTTGCGGTAATATGACTGAACTTCATCCATCTATTGGGCGTCTGGAGAGCTTGACTCACTTGAATTTGAGTGGATGTGGATCACTAAAAGAACTGCCTGAAGAAGCTTGGCAGTTGACCTCACTCGAAAATCTATACCTCCGTCATTGCTGTAAATTTGCAACTTTGCCATCACAATTAGGAAACTCAGGGCGACTGAAGCAGCTCTTCCTTGATGGCACCATCATAACAGCTTTGCCTGAATCCATGAGACACTTGAAGCAACTGAAGCATTTGTCTCTCAACGAGTGTCGCTTGTTGAAAGAAATACCTGAAGGGATTCGTTCATGTATCAGTCTTGAAACACTTTCAGCTGGAAACTGTGTAAGTCTTGCATCTTTTCCCAACGTGCTTGGCGACCTGAGGAGTTTGTGGAATCTTAATTTGAGTGGGACAGCTATTGAAGAATTACCGAGCTCCATTCACTCACTACCGGAATTTAGGGAGCTATCAATTACTGGTTGCAAACGGCTTAAATTCTTGCCTCAGTTACCCCGTTCTGTCCACAGACTAGAAGCTAAAAATTGTGTAAGTCTTGCATCTTTTACCAACGTGCTTGGCGACCTGAGGAGTTTGCGCTATCTTGACTTGAGTTGGACAGCTACTGAAGAATTATCGAGCTCCATTCACTCACCAACGCGACTTACCCAACTATCAATTATTGGTTGCAAAAGGCTTAAATTCTTGCCTCAGTTACCCCATTCTCTCAGAAGAGTTTATGCAGCAGATTGCGATGAAATGGAAGAGATAGCAGATGTTTCAAAGGCAATTGAATTACGGGAATTGGACCTGACCGGCTGCCAAAAGCTTGTGGATGTTCCTGGTGTTGAGCAGTTGAGACGTTTAAAGAAACTGAAGCTTGGAGGATGTAGAAGCCTTTCCAACTCTTTCAAGAAAAGAGTACAG GAGGCAGATTTTCCAAATTTGGAGGAGGAGTTGACCATCCCTGGAAGCATGGAAGAATCACTCAAGTAG